In the genome of Coraliomargarita sinensis, one region contains:
- a CDS encoding BrnT family toxin translates to MNTIYGDYEWHEPKNTLNRKKHGIDFREAVSVFDDERVMFFHDEKHSTTEDRFYAVGRMANGEIITVRFTMRERVRIFGANKVRKHRKYYEGETAY, encoded by the coding sequence ATGAACACAATCTACGGAGATTACGAATGGCATGAGCCCAAGAACACGCTCAACCGGAAAAAGCACGGAATTGATTTTCGGGAGGCTGTCAGCGTCTTTGACGATGAGCGGGTCATGTTCTTTCACGACGAGAAGCATTCGACTACGGAAGACAGGTTTTATGCGGTAGGCAGGATGGCAAACGGGGAGATTATCACAGTTCGCTTTACAATGCGGGAAAGAGTCCGTATTTTCGGAGCAAATAAGGTGAGGAAACACAGGAAGTATTATGAAGGCGAAACGGCATACTAA